In Plasmodium gaboni strain SY75 chromosome 14, whole genome shotgun sequence, one genomic interval encodes:
- a CDS encoding putative GTP-binding protein: MNLINYALRRYSSLQNSMRVENLRRNVNMINDEMLNYNCYMSKRKREKSLKLDMNIYEQLKRKMIGKPLNKLQKKYMNEKRPNFAPIFLDQLKPRMVLYKTAIQVNELPLPKYPEIAFIGRSNCGKSTLINELCGRTNKAKVSKIPGCTKEIHFYKIGKPCLMCLVDLPGYGYAESKEELRLQWNEFTLFYLKNRKNLKKVFILIDCRVGLKTSDKELLHFFDRYNIKYQIVLSKCDLLNTKDLAIKIQIINQDILSFKNLEKPLIPLSSIKKQNLDELRNEIARYQLNKTIVKNNIVMKINDLIEQKRLKKLKNQKDKTLNINNNTSVNNITHLNNHVGDNNLSHTLNNSNIKEHTKIDIVNPNTNIKNPINNGHREKSILISDQTIFEALNRWNNTDTNKYNYNYIFNFNTHMNNHIKYLISSLHKKFISECLREYNINDLQIIDNIIHQEIITDDKSEEKHVTINNKKKQNITNANKYYPNDYRINTYLYRKQNKYRNNKNQVEYHNMYDNVNSINNSYECNNNSLSESLDEDDNHSNQLDEKMILKYDMHTNRNDKILYNENYISSKENNNIYNNSQNIEEKKKKKKNIDIFEENCKDEKNKNVDILCKGIIKDIMSNEEKMEDTKETYDEFKNNNFINDKNNIEKELFEKSLFPFDLSQRKNQDNNIFSENIQMNNLFNYQPETNPWNNLFKKKDYNKINEDILLQEEDTYDRQDYISGLKRPSKENSKSSLYNYSFNINDKSTHYIYEKNKSDSYKIYKSRQLEDIHDQLKDNLIDTQKRKAKENGINGDHVNAPNDSYKNHFNKRNIKVDSLCKINKDESVNEEKKEYTKKNIYIGLKTRSKIIRGTKKLKLFGKKKKHDIVNTPIDLATDYFKLNNNSTFYDKKKNSWNYINAKYNKWMKKSNRKNIASEIPLSPIKKQEVMKRYVEKQETKYTKEKNKFLRQKKNLGMISKPPNHKNKKRISKNYSLSDEQKIFDREAFFKYRDVQK; encoded by the coding sequence ATGAATTTGATCAATTATGCTTTGAGACGATATTCGAGCCTACAGAATTCAATGCGAGTTGAAAACTTAAGAAGAAATgtaaatatgataaatgATGAAATGTTGAATTATAATTGTTATATGAGTAAAAGGAAAAGAGAAAAGAGTTTAAAATTAGATATGAACATTTATGAACAACTCAAAAGAAAGATGATAGGGAAAcctttaaataaattacaaaaaaaatatatgaatgaaAAACGTCCGAATTTCGCTCCAATATTCTTAGATCAATTAAAGCCAAGAATGGTTTTGTACAAAACAGCTATTCAAGTAAATGAATTACCTTTACCAAAATATCCAGAAATAGCTTTTATTGGTAGATCAAATTGTGGTAAATCAACCCTTATTAATGAATTATGTGGTCGGACAAATAAAGCTAAAGTTAGCAAAATACCTGGATGTACTAAAgaaattcatttttataaaatagGGAAACCATGTTTAATGTGTTTAGTAGATTTACCAGGATATGGATATGCTGAAAGTAAAGAAGAACTAAGATTACAATGGAATGAATTTAccttattttatttaaaaaatcgaaaaaatttaaaaaaagtttttattcttattgATTGTAGAGTTGGACTTAAAACTAGCgataaagaattattacatttctttgatagatataatataaaatatcaaaTAGTTTTAAGTAAATGtgatttattaaatacaAAAGATTTAGCTATAAAAattcaaattattaatCAAGATATTCTATCCTTCAAAAATTTAGAGAAGCCTCTAATTCCTTTAAGTTCAATTAAGAAACAAAACTTAGATGAACTTAGAAATGAAATTGCAAGATATCAATTAAATAAAACCATTGtcaaaaataatattgtcATGAAAATCAATGATTTAATAGAACAAAAGAggttaaaaaaattaaaaaatcaaaaagataaaactctaaatattaataacaATACATCTGTCAATAATATAACtcatttaaataatcaTGTAGGGGACAATAATTTATCTCATACATTAAACAATTCAAATATAAAGGAACACACAAAAATTGATATAGTTAATCctaatacaaatataaaaaatcCAATTAATAATGGACATAGGGAAAAAAGTATATTAATAAGCGATCAAACAATTTTTGAAGCACTAAACAGATGGAATAATACtgatacaaataaatataattataattatatttttaattttaatacacatatgaataatcacataaaatatctaatatcatcattacataaaaaatttatatctGAATGTTTAAGAGAGTATAACATTAATGATTTGCAAATTATCGATAACATTATTCATCAAGAAATTATAACAGATGATAAGAGTGAAGAAAAACATGTtacaataaataataaaaaaaaacaaaatataacaaatgctaataaatattatcCTAATGATTATAGGATAAATACTTACCTATATCGTAAGCAAAATAAATATCGAAACAATAAAAACCAAGTGGAATATCATAATATGTATGATAATGTGAATTctataaataattcatatgaatgtaataataattctttaaGTGAATCACTTGATGAAGATGATAACCATTCAAACCAATTAGATGAAAAAATGATTCTAAAATATGATATGCATACAAATAGgaatgataaaatattatataatgaaaattatattagtagtaaagaaaataacaacatatataataattctcAAAATATcgaagaaaaaaaaaaaaaaaaaaaaaatatagatatcTTTGAAGAAAATTGtaaagatgaaaaaaataaaaatgtagaTATATTGTGTAAAGGTATAATAAAGGATATTATGTcaaatgaagaaaaaatggAAGATACAAAAGAAACATATGatgaatttaaaaataataattttataaatgataagaataatatagaaaagGAATTATTTGAAAAGAGTCTATTTCCTTTTGATCTTAGCCAAAGAAAAAATCAGgacaataatatattttcagaaaatatacaaatgaataatttatttaattatcAACCTGAAACTAACCCATGGAACAATctgtttaaaaaaaaagattataataaaataaatgaagatattttattacaGGAAGAAGATACATATGATCGTCAAGATTATATTAGTGGGCTTAAAAGACCATCCAAAGAAAACTCAAAGAGTAGTTTGTATAATTATTCctttaatataaatgataaaagtacacattatatatatgagaaaaacaaatcagattcatataaaatatataagagTAGACAATTAGAAGATATACATGATCAACTCAAAGATAATTTAATAGATAcacaaaaaagaaaagcCAAAGAAAATGGAATAAATGGAGATCATGTGAATGCTCCAAATGATTCTTACAAAaatcattttaataaaagaaatatcAAAGTGGATTCTCTttgtaaaataaataaagatgaatcagttaatgaagaaaaaaaagaatatacaaaaaaaaatatatatattggTTTAAAAACAAGAAGTAAAATTATAAGAGGTACTAAAAAACTTAAATTATTTggaaaaaagaaaaaacatGATATTGTAAATACTCCTATCGACTTAGCAACTGACTATTTCAAattgaataataattccacattttatgataagaaaaaaaacagttggaattatataaatgctaaatataacaaatgGATGAAAAAATCCAACCGTAAAAATATTGCATCTGAAATTCCTCTTTCTCCTATCAAAAAGCAAGAAGTCATGAAACGTTATGTAGAAAAACAAGAAACCAAATATACaaaagagaaaaataaattcttACGACAAAAGAAAAACTTAGGTATGATATCAAAACCTCcaaatcataaaaataaaaaaagaatttcCAAAAATTATAGCCTATCAGatgaacaaaaaatatttgataGAGAAgcattttttaaatatcGCGATGTCCAAAAGTGA
- a CDS encoding putative tRNA binding protein, whose translation MCVLTLVKDDIKSDILKLVLDYIKVTVVQDNESLKLPEICYDKKITLQYKNKTYKDLFCTLYALIDIYDCYSELFNEDEGKVSENEEFIFHLASDKYILKQSDMKHLNDLLCEKSYIISNKHASIVDIFYFCAIHKLLDEMAVKERIEFSYIYRWYLHIQETIVANFSTLKKLNVKDSLENLLNNKNTTNAHEHKNNFISKESKQDKAQTNESAKNKKKDAQNKNNAPNKKVEEAKKLDDIARLNVLVGYVEQVEIHPDADTLYCLKVNLGEDKPRDICSGLRNKKNAEDLLNKYVLVLANLKEKSLRGKKSHGMVLCGSFDEKVELLVPPNGVKIGERILFHNMDLNVIPDKNLSSDKEKNPFFHIQPHLILKDGVAYYKDTKWISSQGDITCVLDQGTIS comes from the exons ATGTGCGTTCTAACCTTAGTAAaagatgatataaaatCAGATATTTTAAAACTGGTTCTTGATTATATAAAGGTTACAGTTGTACAAGATAATGAAAGTTTAAAATTACCAGAAATATGTTACGATAAg aaAATAACCCTGCAATATAAGAACAAAACATACAAGGATCTTTTTTGTACATTGTATGCCTTAATTGATATATACGATTGTTATAGTGAACTTTTTAATGAAGATGAAGGAAAAGTTAGTGAGAACGaagaatttatatttcatttagCTAGTgataaatacatattaaaaCAGTCGGATATGAAACATCTAAATGATTTGTTATGTGAGAAGtcttatataatttctAATAAGCATGCATCCATAgttgatatattttatttttgtgCAATTCATAAGTTATTAGATGAAATGGCTGTAAAAGAAAGAATCgaattttcatatatttatagatGGTATTTACATATTCAAGAAACTATCGTAGCTAATTTTAGTACattgaaaaaattaaatgttAAAGATAGTTTagaaaatttattaaataataaaaatactACAAATGCTCATGAACATAAGAACAATTTTATTTCCAAAGAATCAAAACAAGATAAAGCTCAAACTAACGAAAGCgcaaaaaataaaaagaagGATGCCcaaaataagaataatgcaccaaataaaaaagtaGAAGAAGCCAAAAAGTTAGATGATATCGCAAGATTGAATGTACTAGTTGGATATGTAGAACAAGTTGAAATACATCCAGATGCCGATACATTATATTGTTTAAAAGTTAATCTTGGTGAAGATAAACCTAGAGATATATGTAGTGGTTTAcgaaataaaaaaaatgcaGAAGATTTACTTAACAAATATGTTTTAGTTCTAGctaatttaaaagaaaaatcTTTAAGAGGAAAAAAAAGTCATGGAATGGTTTTATGTGGTTCTTTCGATGAAAAAGTAGAATTACTTGTTCCTCCAAATGGTGTAAAAATAGGAGaaagaatattatttcataatatGGATCTTAATGTTATACCAGATAAGAATCTTAGTTCtgataaagaaaaaaatcCTTTCTTCCATATTCAACCACATcttatattaaaagatgGTGTAGCTTATTATAAGGATACTAAATGGATATCTTCTCAAGGTGATATTACTTGTGTTCTAGATCAAGGAACaatatcataa
- a CDS encoding hypothetical protein (conserved Plasmodium protein, unknown function) — MQNNNAVQYSIENIMKKNRDENKYVDLCDIKTNNNHIKVNKYITCDNITFESKNNNNYYYGAINKRVDENLLSYNGRVDDLRNSKKCVYSEKHMEDKNILLGMNEEDNKFLRNEYIKDFNMNYNDCGLINIMSNHYNNIIKNTNKGIEDNMNYNYDTLLEKYNYNSETKKEKKKVLIDKNYLYNKDYLYDDNIDNDKLMIHNSDMKKEYPLYDKNVCMNKSFDNIKFKSEIIMRGNQNKNNINMNIINNNKNNNNNNNNNIHNNSLHIYNSSHNFHNNNDINSLAVTNEEELENRMYNLDFDEEKSESNNLLVNYSHEEKESTRKLNIYNLFNKSNTNKNNNANTGIINFLRNKRMNKYSYDNKGLKYDSTEIDSNLNMKKNYMTKGSYDTSPNLKGYTYENNDIMKKKMNTINNLNRLNNVNENVIHLKENIEYKSMMNSFETLKIYEQDENNKQNNIYLNKINEHSKYKDDNNLNNDNNNNDNNNDNMIVKNVNNNNDNINNHNNNNSGDIKKCAQKKISERNPFSIHHYVKQEHMNITNLGNINKNNMLVHNINNNSFEKDNEKIYTKQTSMMQKKGIDIFKTLSEVQSVCNMNQDNFYDNNNNNHNINNNNHNNNNHNNNNHNINNNNNNHNHNHNNHNNNNHNNNHNNYYYKNDKNEADLKKRKCEMNYKEMNSSKVGNINNDHKTITSEKKEYYMNIKSDYPNNVKSNDIKNNDCLKHFDEDGSSSKYISSHSMNVSSCESYKSFSKNKKKKSKSYCKDKGYNNESYKIKNNKKLKYFKKEPNIEENNSQNKICRNSLIGCISCMYEGTKMYCHCHNINNKNLKTLINNAKNFDDLTKGSPNKQNNNNKVLAEKNIITNRGINNNNNNGNSNNNNNNNCNVNCSNVFFDNINENINPKREDSCFNYNEGNNKNIYDYQNNGNIVINNNNNNHDKKLEKTYLINKKEEPINSSKRNVNMIVDDVKKKNQENITNTKLLKINNINNNVIKKNIKNETLSFDKYERVNKQDDGSSTKNKIIEVNQKMNKFNVMQNLMYNNNNCKKGMEQNNIKLFKRNIKNNTTKYINKDNLIKIDYIRQHQILENNQKGKICDLNEEKNNNCMNKNNFIYHNNNINNINKNNINNNNNNNNNNNNNNNNNNNNNNNNSNNNNNNFICNNNNNMSISVYEKKNMEKKMYNMNEGNIILNPLNKLINYKNGLEKKNNDICINTHNLKLKKVEQNDGKYSKSNGTIMKCKLYNLKKNVYKNDSKVVDMPMKLNDLNNNSSRMCNLTNLLKENSAMCNKKEYENKLDIRPKQEFNSNKHFDKKGEIKTILKSNINLYNKKTKKKKNEDVSLIKIKKDELVIKQVKKLNKNCLLKNIQNVGNIKSYINRDIFKALENVKRNNHKVNNEDISNNTTCEKEEAVIYIKNKLNTQRKWRSDNIITNKGKEDKEYIIKWNKNNGVSIYYNKNINESNNILNGKSYYIEKDFDEMAQDKCLVHMECFSKNDNIQNMYINKNNIYNNSDISSNNNIENFNSCSNDKKKNIHNSILVEASPNEKNMNMEKHNEDLNNIYLNNIKVENQEEVNNSCYYNDLYESNLKEYVERITCHNSLEKKNDHKEKVQEKKINNGSNIYTFNNNEERNLFTMKNKLEQNNSVNYMPNEKNLDIENNTILLNDIILGNDIKHIEGIVNYDNENINHLNNNIYKYDENFISNVRELYKKKSMNYMNKKYLDDLKKIYFLLNQFTNTYGTCSDNLKSILQLLKYELDKEKKESEYFSNNQKFLYFAVPLMSQDNSCDNNINDEEKIKEIEKNEKICEEAQNGSMLNGKEYILEGITYNILGSYKNSDAVNNIKKDTKESIETKNDNIRNSVNNNNDNCDNIFNKNNKLNVKRIYRNMNKWIKKNKKYPFNNKKINFKYFIMNNNKKDKSCKCCIKKNILNNEKILLRMNIFTIRHNNHVYKLKFNNNFVIKRNKLINKKNGKLYKFYPFYNELLLKCQNGQNEKEETNEKLKCLDKTIREHIDDQEDHKINDNNNNNNNNNNNKLNNQLNNKTDDVVHIDINNNGNNNMYNNVNVSNNNNNILDDLFISDDDINLIYMYKTNNNIEKQYSLEKININ, encoded by the coding sequence atgCAGAATAACAATGCAGTGCAATATAgtatagaaaatataatgaaaaaaaatagagACGAAAATAAGTATGTAGATCTTTGtgatataaaaacaaataataatcatataaaagttaataaatatataacatgtgataatattacatttgagagtaaaaataataataattattattatggtgctataaataaaagagTTGATGAAAATTTACTAAGTTATAATGGAAGGGTAGATGATTTAAGAAATAGTAAGAAATGTGTATATTCAGAAAAACATATGGaggataaaaatatattattaggAATGAATGAGGAAGATAATAAATTCCTTAGAAATGAGTATATAAAAGATTttaatatgaattataatGATTGTGGacttattaatataatgagtaatcattataataacataattaaaaatacaaataaagGAATAGAAgataatatgaattataattatgataccttattagaaaaatataattataatagCGAAActaaaaaggaaaaaaaaaaagtgtTAATAGATAAGaattatctatataataAGGATTATTTATACGATgataatatagataatgACAAACTTATGATTCATAATAGTGACATGAAAAAGGAATATCCTCTGtatgataaaaatgtatgTATGAATAAAAGTTTcgataatataaaatttaagAGTGAAATTATAATGAGAGGAAACCAGAACAAAAACAACATCAACATGAACATCATcaacaacaacaaaaacaataataataataataataataatattcataataatagtcttcatatttataatagtagtcataattttcataataataatgatattaattCACTTGCTGTAACGAACGAAGAAGAATTAGAGAATAGGATGTACAACTTAGATTTTGACGAAGAGAAAAGCGAGtctaataatttattaGTTAATTATTCTCatgaagaaaaagaaagCACACGTAAACTTAATATTTACAAcctttttaataaatctaatacaaataaaaataacaatgCAAATACTGGgataataaattttttaagaaataaaagaatgaataaatattcttatGATAATAAGGGATTAAAATATGACTCTACAGAAATTGATTCAAATTtgaatatgaaaaaaaattatatgacAAAGGGTTCATATGATACTTCTCCAAATTTAAAGGGATATacatatgaaaataatgacattatgaaaaaaaaaatgaatacaataaataatttaaataggttaaataatgtaaatGAAAATGTTATACATCTGaaagaaaatattgaaTATAAATCTATGATGAATTCTTTTGAAactttaaaaatatatgagcaggatgaaaataacaaacaaaataatatatatctaaatAAGATTAACGAACActcaaaatataaagacgacaataatttaaataatgataataataataatgataataataatgataatatgattgttaaaaatgttaataataataatgataatattaataatcataataataataattctggtgatattaaaaaatgtgcacaaaaaaaaatcagCGAAAGAAATCCATTTAGTATTCATCACTATGTAAAACAAGAACATATGAATATAACTAATTTAggtaatataaataaaaataatatgttagttcataatataaataataattcttttgaaaaagataacgaaaaaatatatactaaACAAACATCTATGATGCAAAAGAAAGGTAttgatatttttaaaacaCTATCAGAAGTACAAAGTGTGTGCAATATGAATCAAgataatttttatgataataataataataatcataatattaataataataatcataataataataatcataataataataatcataatattaataataataataataatcataatcataatcataataatcataataataataatcataataataatcataataattattattataagaatgataaaaatgaagcTGATTTGAAGAAAAGGAAATGCGAAATGAATTATAAGGAAATGAACAGTTCAAAGGTtggaaatataaataatgatcACAAAACAATTACAAGTGAAAAGAAAGAATACtatatgaatattaaaAGCGATTATCCTAATAATGTTAAAAGTAATgatataaagaataatgATTGTTTAAAACATTTTGATGAAGATGGATCATcaagtaaatatatttcatcCCATTCAATGAATGTTTCTTCATGCGAATCTTACAAGTCCTTTTCTAAgaataagaaaaaaaaatcaaaaagCTATTGTAAGGATAAAggatataataatgaatcatataaaattaaaaataataaaaagcTAAAATATTTCAAGAAGGAACCAAatatagaagaaaataattctCAAAATAAAATCTGCAGAAATTCTTTAATTGGTTGTATAAGTTGTATGTATGAAGGTACTAAAATGTATTGCCATTgtcataatattaataataaaaatttaaaaacTCTTATTAATAATGCCAAAAATTTTGATGATCTCACTAAAGGTTCACcaaataaacaaaataataataataaagttttagcagaaaaaaatattataacaaatagaggtattaataataataataataatggaaatagtaacaataataataataataactGTAATGTGAATTGTTCGaatgttttttttgataatataaatgaaaacaTAAATCCCAAACGTGAGGATAGTTgttttaattataatgaaggtaacaataaaaacatttatgattatcaaaataatggcaatattgttattaataataataataataatcatgATAAAAAGTTAGAAAAAACATATctaattaataaaaaagaagaacCCATAAATAGTTCGAAAAGGAATGTAAATATGATTGTTGATgatgttaaaaaaaagaatcaagaaaatataacaaaCACGAAactattaaaaattaataatataaataataatgtgataaagaaaaatataaaaaatgaaactTTATCATTTGATAAATATGAACGAGTAAATAAACAAGATGATGGTAGTAGTactaaaaataaaattatagaagttaatcaaaaaatgaacaaattTAATGTTATGCAAAATCTGATgtataacaataataattgtaAGAAAGGCATggaacaaaataatattaaattatttaagagaaacataaaaaataataccactaaatatattaacaaagataatttaattaaaattgATTACATTAGGCAACATCaaatattagaaaataatcaaaaaggaaaaattTGTGATTTGAATGAAGAGAAAAATAACAATTGcatgaataaaaataattttatatatcataataataatataaataatattaacaaaaacaatatcaacaataataacaacaacaacaacaataataataataataataataataataataataataataataataatagtaataataataataataattttatatgtaataataataacaatatgTCAATAAGTgtatatgaaaaaaaaaacatggaaaaaaaaatgtacaatatgaatgaagggaatataatattaaacccattaaataaattaataaattataaaaatggactagagaaaaaaaataatgatatatgTATCAACACACATAATTTAAAACTAAAAAAGGTTGAACAAAATGATGGCAAATATAGCAAAAGTAATGGTACTATAATGAAATGTAAATTgtataatttaaaaaaaaatgtttataaaaatgatagTAAGGTTGTAGATATGCCCATGAAATTAAatgatttaaataataattcttctAGAATGTGCAACTTAActaatttattaaaagaaaattcTGCTATGtgtaataaaaaggaatatgaaaataaacTTGATATTAGACCAAAGCAGGAGTTTAATTCTAACAAACattttgataaaaaagGAGAAATAAAAACTATTCTTAAGagtaatattaatttatataataagaagactaaaaagaaaaaaaatgaagatgTTAGTTTAAtcaaaattaaaaaagacGAACTGGTAATTAAACAAGTTAAAAAgttaaataaaaattgtttacttaaaaatatacaaaatgtAGGGAATATcaaatcatatataaacaGAGATATTTTTAAAGCTTTAGAAAATGTAAAAAGGAATAATCATAAAGTTAACAATGAAGATATTAGTAATAATACTACATGTGAAAAAGAAGAGGcagttatatatattaaaaataaattaaatacaCAAAGGAAATGGAGAagtgataatattattacaaacAAAGGAAAAGAGGAtaaggaatatataatcaaatggaataaaaataatggagtttctatatattataataaaaatataaatgaatccaataatatattgaatggaaaaagttattatatagaaaaagaTTTTGATGAAATGGCACAGGATAAATGCCTTGTTCATATGGAATGTTTTAgtaaaaatgataatattcaaaatatgtatattaacaaaaataacatatataataatagtgatattagtagtaataataatattgaaaattttaattcatgttcaaatgataaaaaaaaaaatatacataatagTATACTTGTTGAAGCCTCTccaaatgaaaaaaatatgaatatgGAGAAACATAATGAGGAtctaaataatatatatttaaataatattaaagtTGAAAACCAAGAGGAGGTGAATAATTcatgttattataatgatttGTATGAATCTAATTTAAAGGAATATGTTGAAAGAATTACATGTCATAATAGtttggaaaaaaaaaatgatcATAAAGAAAAGGTccaagaaaaaaaaataaataatggTTCTAATATATACACTTTTAATAACAATGAAGAAAGAAATTTGTTTACTATGAAAAATAAGTTGGAGCAAAATAATTCTGTTAACTATATGCCcaatgaaaaaaatttggacatagaaaataatacaatattactaaatgatataatattaggtaatgatataaaacatattgAAGGTATTGtaaattatgataatgaaaatataaatcatttaaataataatatctataaatatgatgaaaattttatatcaaaTGTTCGTGAActttataaaaagaaatcaatgaattatatgaacaaaaaatatttggatgatttaaagaaaatttattttttacttaACCAATTTACAAACACTTATGGAACATGTAgtgataatttaaaatcCATTTTACAACTTCTTAAATATGAACTCgacaaagaaaaaaaagaaagtgaatatttttcaaataatcaaaagtttttatattttgcTGTTCCTTTGATGAGCCAAGATAATAGTTGTGACAATAACATAAATGATGAAGagaaaattaaagaaatagaaaaaaatgaaaagatATGTGAAGAGGCACAGAATGGTTCAATGCTAAATGGaaaggaatatattttagaaggtattacatataatatattagGAAGTTATAAAAATTCAGATGCAgtaaataatatcaaaaaGGATACAAAAGAATCCATagaaacaaaaaatgataatatacGAAATTctgttaataataataatgataattgtgataatattttcaataaaaataataaattgaATGTGAAGAgaatatatagaaatatgaataaatggataaaaaaaaataaaaaatatccattcaataataaaaaaataaactttaaatattttattatgaacAATAACAAAAAGGATAAGAGTTGTAAATGttgtattaaaaaaaatatattaaataatgaaaaaatattattaagaATGAATATATTCACAATACGACATAACAATCATGTCTATAAATTAAAGTtcaataataattttgtaattaaaagaaataaattgattaataaaaaaaatggtaAACTATATAAGTTTTATCCATTCtataatgaattattattaaaatgtcAGAATGGtcaaaatgaaaaagaagagacaaatgaaaaattaaaatgcTTAGATAAGACAATTAGGGAACATATAGATGATCAAGAGGATCATAAgattaatgataataataataataataataataataataataataagcTGAATAATCAgttaaataataaaaccGATGATGTTGTACATATTGATATTAATAACAatggaaataataatatgtataataatgttaatgtgtccaataataataataatattttagaTGACTTATTTATCTCAGATGATGACATTAatcttatttatatgtataaaactaataataatattgaaaaacAGTATAGCTTAGAAAAAATcaatattaattaa